In Methanobacteriales archaeon HGW-Methanobacteriales-1, one DNA window encodes the following:
- a CDS encoding ABC transporter permease — MNIKRTLNVTKKVFRDIKNDKRTIGLIFLAPIFAMFIFGLAFSGEVKDVNIGVINHDQGFITSNGKNLSLSNKIIANIDPSVLNIKYYKSEKEAVNQVKSGQSYGVIIFPENFTQDAFLGFTNPSLNKSTQITIKADESVVNVKNAIMDTISDSIDTTVKEEGIKSPVSINSEPIYGKDATFIDFFVPGIMAFVVYLLTTLLTLLAFVGERTSRTLDRLLSTPLHESEIVGGYGLAFGIIGTLQAAFLLTVAILAFNIMIVGNVVLAFLIVALLAVVSQSLGILLSSLAKREAQAIQFIPFVILPVFLLSGVFWPVEAIPIWLRPISYLVPPTYAVDACRGVMLKGWGFAQIWSDFLALILFAVFFLLLATWSLKRKS, encoded by the coding sequence ATGAATATTAAAAGAACTCTGAATGTTACCAAAAAAGTATTCAGAGATATCAAAAATGATAAAAGGACCATTGGCCTTATTTTTCTGGCCCCCATATTTGCCATGTTCATTTTTGGATTGGCTTTCAGTGGCGAAGTGAAAGACGTGAATATCGGTGTGATAAATCATGATCAAGGATTTATAACATCTAATGGTAAAAATCTGTCCCTTTCCAATAAAATTATAGCCAATATCGACCCCAGTGTACTTAATATAAAATATTATAAAAGTGAAAAAGAAGCTGTTAATCAGGTGAAATCCGGACAATCATATGGCGTGATTATTTTCCCAGAAAATTTCACTCAGGATGCATTTTTAGGTTTTACCAATCCTTCTTTGAATAAAAGCACCCAAATAACTATAAAAGCTGATGAAAGTGTTGTAAACGTGAAAAATGCGATAATGGACACAATATCCGACTCTATAGATACAACAGTGAAAGAAGAGGGAATTAAATCACCAGTTTCAATAAATAGCGAACCGATTTATGGAAAAGATGCCACTTTCATAGATTTCTTTGTTCCGGGAATTATGGCTTTTGTAGTTTATTTATTGACTACATTACTTACTTTACTGGCTTTTGTAGGTGAGCGGACATCAAGAACATTAGATAGGCTATTGAGCACTCCACTCCATGAAAGTGAAATTGTAGGGGGATATGGACTTGCTTTTGGAATAATAGGAACTTTACAAGCTGCTTTTTTATTAACTGTGGCCATTTTGGCATTTAACATTATGATTGTAGGAAATGTGGTTCTGGCATTTCTTATTGTGGCCCTTTTAGCCGTGGTTTCACAGTCATTAGGAATATTATTATCCAGTTTAGCAAAAAGGGAAGCTCAAGCCATTCAATTTATACCATTTGTAATTTTACCAGTTTTTTTATTATCTGGAGTATTCTGGCCGGTGGAAGCGATACCAATATGGTTAAGGCCCATATCTTATTTAGTTCCTCCCACTTACGCAGTTGATGCCTGTAGAGGCGTGATGCTTAAAGGGTGGGGTTTTGCACAAATATGGTCTGATTTTCTGGCTTTAATCTTATTTGCAGTATTCTTCTTGTTATTAGCAACCTGGTCTCTTAAAAGAAAGAGTTAA
- a CDS encoding cell wall biosynthesis protein, whose translation MYIQIIEAGILSAVLTLLFARLIAKLAKNGTSGNLFVDIRGGIPRGVGLAPLIIFIFFLTWPYNYILAIMGILAFIDDLMGRKKLKSFPLELGQLSRGLGMILVIILAYPFLGSASILLALMVQPLNIADMQPGSACSTVLSMSALVILLYLISGIFNGSINSIGISQYFIPLLIIAICAGYAPLDYKGKIMMGEVGNHSFAIALGIMFYLYGGGWGLLILFLTTTTLIAIIRRNNLQIFLETKLGIENPTFGDYFMDVLTGGGLGDLFRKIILKKRKISIKNGFLIKIGFRRLFYNPF comes from the coding sequence ATGTATATTCAAATTATTGAAGCAGGAATTTTATCAGCAGTTTTAACTTTGCTTTTCGCAAGATTAATAGCTAAATTAGCTAAAAATGGAACTTCTGGAAATCTTTTTGTTGATATCCGGGGCGGAATTCCGAGAGGAGTTGGATTAGCTCCGCTAATTATTTTTATATTCTTTTTAACATGGCCTTATAATTATATTCTAGCCATAATGGGCATTCTAGCTTTCATTGATGACTTGATGGGTAGGAAAAAATTAAAAAGTTTTCCATTAGAATTGGGTCAGCTTTCCAGAGGATTGGGAATGATTCTGGTTATAATTTTAGCTTATCCTTTTTTAGGTTCTGCTTCTATCTTGCTAGCATTAATGGTTCAACCATTGAATATTGCGGACATGCAGCCAGGATCTGCATGTAGCACGGTTTTATCAATGTCTGCTTTAGTAATTTTACTATATTTAATATCTGGAATCTTTAATGGTTCTATAAATTCTATAGGTATCTCTCAATATTTCATACCCCTATTGATAATTGCTATTTGTGCCGGGTATGCTCCTTTGGATTATAAAGGGAAAATTATGATGGGTGAAGTGGGAAACCATTCATTTGCCATAGCTTTAGGAATAATGTTCTATTTATATGGTGGTGGCTGGGGACTTCTGATCTTATTTTTAACAACAACAACATTGATAGCCATAATTCGAAGAAATAATCTCCAAATTTTTCTGGAAACTAAACTGGGAATTGAAAACCCCACATTTGGGGATTATTTTATGGATGTCCTCACGGGTGGGGGATTAGGTGACTTATTCCGTAAAATAATCCTCAAAAAAAGAAAAATTTCTATAAAAAATGGTTTTTTAATAAAAATAGGATTTAGAAGGCTTTTTTATAACCCTTTTTAA
- a CDS encoding mRNA surveillance protein pelota — translation MRIVYQDMKKGVIELVPETLDDLWHLSHIIEKNDIISSKTTRRIQDTSGEKIRSDRGIKKTFYLGVLVESLNFHIYTGKLRATGVIEKGPEDLIPLGSHHTLEIKLNIPIRIMKEKWSRWTIKRLKQAIEASKKLSAIILVLEDDTADMGLIRQFGVEYYGPLIGHISGKRIEQKDRRKNVVLFYETVVDALKKFKEVRTIVIAGPGFVKGDFHSYLTEKHPEIAKKTILENTGTGGRVGIGEVLKKGTVEKITAENRVAWEMRSVNKVLEQISKSSSAVAYGKKQVINAVNAGAAEQLLVLDKMVRQEDLEKVMDMVERMNGEVIMVSSEHEGGKQLEALGGMAALLRYNMN, via the coding sequence ATGCGTATAGTATATCAGGATATGAAAAAAGGCGTTATAGAGCTGGTTCCTGAGACATTGGATGATTTATGGCATTTATCTCACATAATTGAAAAAAATGATATTATTTCATCAAAAACGACTCGCAGGATTCAAGATACCTCCGGAGAAAAAATTAGAAGTGATAGAGGAATCAAAAAAACTTTTTACCTGGGTGTACTGGTTGAAAGTCTTAATTTTCATATTTACACTGGTAAACTGAGGGCCACCGGAGTAATTGAAAAAGGCCCTGAGGATTTAATTCCATTAGGCTCACATCACACACTGGAAATAAAACTAAATATTCCTATTCGCATAATGAAGGAAAAATGGTCTAGATGGACCATTAAGAGATTAAAACAAGCTATTGAAGCTTCAAAAAAATTATCTGCTATAATTCTTGTTTTAGAGGATGACACTGCAGATATGGGCCTTATAAGACAGTTTGGTGTGGAATATTATGGTCCTTTAATTGGACACATATCTGGAAAAAGGATTGAACAAAAGGACAGGCGAAAAAACGTTGTTCTATTCTATGAAACAGTAGTGGATGCATTAAAAAAATTCAAAGAAGTCCGAACTATAGTTATTGCTGGACCTGGCTTTGTTAAAGGAGATTTTCATTCATATCTAACCGAAAAACACCCTGAAATTGCTAAAAAAACTATTTTAGAAAACACGGGTACTGGTGGGAGAGTAGGAATTGGAGAAGTTTTAAAGAAAGGCACGGTTGAGAAAATAACTGCTGAAAATAGGGTGGCCTGGGAAATGCGTTCTGTAAATAAGGTATTAGAACAAATTTCTAAATCTTCTTCTGCAGTTGCTTATGGTAAAAAACAAGTTATAAATGCAGTAAATGCTGGTGCTGCAGAACAGTTACTGGTTCTTGATAAAATGGTCCGTCAGGAAGATTTAGAAAAAGTTATGGATATGGTAGAACGCATGAATGGAGAAGTTATCATGGTAAGTAGTGAACACGAAGGTGGAAAACAACTAGAGGCCTTAGGTGGGATGGCTGCTCTTTTAAGATATAATATGAATTGA
- a CDS encoding prephenate dehydrogenase, translating into MKIAIIGGTRGLGKWIASFLKEKGYQVTITSRDELSGNAVSKKLGVEYSSDNQKVAGESDVVIISVPIESTESVIKQLAPHMSKGSLLMDVTSVKEKPAILMQEYLAEGAYFLPSHPMFGPRVRSLEGQVIVLTPLQESEWFNTVFKFLEDHKARVLVTTPEKHDEMMSVVQVLTHFAYISISSAIKKLNLDIKESRKFASPIYNLMLDIISRIVAQNPYLVYSIQTQTDYAYQAREIFMETINELNDMLINNNQTEFVNAMSSAAKNMDDIEAALGRSDKVISALNQEISALKESINSEVFLRHIYSGKTHYGILKEISPDFVTLISGKKILKLKIANIEVLSPSQVQDWKLNNFKQYEYHISVIFPSHCDPQIIASAISNLEGVVSTSLMDIYQGEQIDNNQISITFSYKVLEARFSKEVENLLKGFGAIIR; encoded by the coding sequence ATGAAAATTGCCATAATAGGTGGTACTCGAGGATTGGGAAAGTGGATAGCTTCTTTTTTAAAAGAAAAAGGCTACCAAGTTACTATTACATCTAGAGATGAACTTAGTGGAAACGCTGTTTCTAAGAAATTAGGTGTTGAATACAGCAGTGATAATCAAAAAGTTGCTGGGGAAAGTGATGTGGTTATAATATCTGTGCCCATTGAAAGTACAGAATCTGTAATTAAGCAATTGGCACCCCATATGAGCAAAGGTTCGCTTTTAATGGATGTAACTTCTGTAAAAGAAAAACCAGCAATTTTGATGCAGGAATATCTTGCCGAAGGTGCTTACTTTTTACCATCCCACCCCATGTTTGGCCCACGAGTAAGATCCCTGGAAGGACAGGTGATTGTTCTTACACCTTTGCAGGAATCTGAATGGTTCAATACCGTCTTCAAATTTCTAGAAGATCATAAAGCCCGGGTTTTAGTAACCACCCCTGAAAAACATGACGAAATGATGAGTGTGGTTCAAGTACTCACACATTTTGCATATATCAGCATATCTTCTGCCATAAAAAAACTCAATTTGGATATTAAAGAATCCAGAAAATTTGCCAGTCCCATATACAACCTCATGCTAGATATCATATCCCGAATTGTGGCCCAAAATCCCTATTTGGTTTATTCCATACAGACTCAGACAGATTACGCTTATCAAGCTCGAGAAATATTTATGGAAACTATTAATGAGCTTAATGATATGTTAATTAACAATAATCAGACTGAATTTGTTAATGCCATGAGCTCTGCTGCTAAAAATATGGATGATATTGAGGCAGCATTAGGTAGATCTGATAAAGTTATTTCTGCACTTAATCAAGAAATAAGTGCTCTTAAAGAATCAATTAATAGTGAAGTATTTCTTCGCCATATTTATTCTGGAAAAACACACTATGGAATTCTAAAAGAGATATCGCCAGATTTTGTGACTTTGATTTCTGGTAAAAAGATTTTAAAGTTGAAAATTGCTAATATTGAAGTTCTATCCCCTTCCCAAGTGCAGGATTGGAAATTAAACAATTTTAAACAATATGAATACCATATTTCTGTTATTTTTCCATCCCATTGCGATCCTCAAATCATTGCTTCAGCAATTTCCAATTTGGAAGGAGTGGTCAGCACATCTTTAATGGATATTTATCAGGGTGAACAAATTGATAACAATCAGATAAGCATCACCTTCAGTTATAAAGTCCTGGAGGCTCGTTTTTCTAAAGAAGTTGAAAATCTTCTAAAAGGATTTGGGGCCATTATAAGGTAA
- a CDS encoding ATPase, with protein sequence MDKKEMNLKVAEALSQSDVGRSIARIDPACMQKMDLLDGDIIEISGKKIAAATVVSSQSDIGLGIIRIDGYMRKNAGASIGEEVVVRRAEVKDAQKVVLAPVEHEIMVKGDVRSAFLNRALVKGDIIVSGIRQQQAPSRLPSSGSLFDEFFRDMVDVSPLGEIKLAVVSTKPSGVVKVTQMTEVEIQTSPVDVSKIEGVKNLVDVTYEDIGGLKEEVKKVREMIEIPLKRPELFERLGISPPKGVLMHGPPGTGKTLLAKAVANESDAHFITINGPEIMSKYVGGSEERLREFFEEAEENAPSIIFIDELDAIAPKREEVSGEVERRIVAQLLTLMDGLKARGQVVVIGATNRPDALDGALRRPGRFDREIEIGVPDKEGRKEVLEIHTRGMPLDENVDLDEISAITHGFVGADLESLCKESAMRVLRRVLPDIKADEEIPKETLKKMIVNKSDFKEALKEIQPSALREVLVQVPDIKWDDIGGLDSAKQELKEAVEWPLKYPENFEKFGVRPPRGVLIHGSPGTGKTLLAQAVANESDANFISVKGPELLSKWVGESEKGVREVFKKARQTAPTVIFFDEIDSIASTRSGSSSDSGVTQRVVNQLLTEIDGMEELQDVSVIAATNRPDMLDSALLRPGRFDRHVKVGDPDEKGRLAIFKVHTKKMPLDDDVEIEKLAKSSAGYVGADIESVCREAAMLTLRDNLEAETVTMAYFKKAMEKVKPNQNESEMVQYH encoded by the coding sequence ATGGATAAAAAAGAGATGAATTTAAAAGTTGCTGAAGCTTTATCTCAATCAGATGTTGGTAGATCAATAGCAAGGATAGATCCAGCATGTATGCAAAAAATGGATCTTCTAGACGGAGACATAATTGAAATAAGTGGGAAAAAAATAGCTGCCGCGACAGTAGTATCCTCACAATCAGACATAGGTCTTGGAATAATAAGAATAGATGGATATATGCGAAAAAATGCTGGGGCTTCCATTGGTGAAGAAGTTGTTGTGCGCAGAGCCGAAGTAAAAGATGCCCAAAAAGTAGTTCTAGCACCAGTAGAACATGAAATAATGGTAAAGGGCGATGTAAGGTCAGCATTCCTTAACCGAGCACTGGTTAAAGGAGATATAATTGTATCTGGAATACGACAACAACAAGCTCCAAGTAGATTACCAAGTAGTGGAAGTTTATTTGATGAATTTTTCCGTGATATGGTAGACGTTTCACCTTTAGGAGAAATAAAACTGGCCGTAGTGTCCACCAAACCAAGTGGAGTAGTTAAAGTAACTCAAATGACTGAAGTTGAAATTCAGACATCACCAGTAGATGTTTCTAAAATCGAAGGTGTTAAAAACCTGGTTGATGTAACTTATGAAGATATTGGAGGCCTCAAAGAGGAAGTTAAGAAAGTAAGGGAAATGATAGAGATACCCTTAAAAAGACCAGAGCTCTTTGAGAGATTAGGAATCTCACCACCCAAAGGTGTGCTCATGCATGGTCCTCCCGGAACTGGAAAAACTCTCCTGGCCAAGGCCGTAGCTAATGAAAGTGACGCTCACTTCATAACCATAAACGGGCCAGAAATCATGAGTAAATATGTTGGAGGATCAGAAGAACGATTAAGAGAGTTCTTTGAAGAAGCAGAAGAAAATGCACCTTCCATAATATTCATTGATGAACTAGATGCTATTGCACCAAAACGAGAAGAAGTTAGTGGTGAAGTAGAACGCAGAATTGTAGCTCAGTTACTGACCTTAATGGATGGTCTTAAAGCTAGAGGACAAGTTGTTGTTATCGGAGCAACAAATAGGCCAGATGCACTTGATGGTGCTTTAAGAAGACCAGGCAGGTTTGACAGGGAAATTGAAATCGGCGTACCTGATAAAGAAGGTCGAAAAGAAGTGCTGGAGATTCATACTCGAGGTATGCCCCTGGATGAAAATGTGGATCTTGACGAAATATCCGCGATAACCCACGGATTTGTTGGTGCTGACCTTGAATCACTCTGTAAAGAGTCAGCCATGCGAGTTCTCCGCCGAGTACTACCCGATATTAAAGCAGATGAAGAAATTCCTAAAGAAACCTTGAAGAAGATGATTGTGAATAAATCAGACTTCAAAGAGGCTTTAAAAGAAATCCAACCATCTGCACTAAGAGAAGTTCTGGTACAGGTTCCAGATATTAAATGGGACGATATAGGTGGACTAGACAGTGCTAAGCAAGAACTCAAAGAAGCTGTTGAATGGCCTTTAAAATATCCAGAAAACTTCGAGAAGTTTGGAGTAAGACCACCACGAGGAGTCCTAATTCATGGTTCTCCAGGTACTGGAAAAACTCTCCTGGCCCAGGCCGTAGCCAATGAAAGTGATGCTAACTTTATATCTGTTAAAGGTCCTGAATTACTATCTAAATGGGTAGGGGAGTCAGAAAAAGGTGTTAGGGAAGTTTTCAAAAAGGCCAGACAAACTGCACCTACTGTAATCTTCTTTGATGAAATAGACTCTATTGCTTCCACCAGAAGCGGTTCATCATCAGATTCCGGAGTTACTCAGAGAGTTGTAAATCAACTGCTTACTGAAATCGATGGTATGGAAGAATTACAAGATGTATCCGTTATTGCTGCTACTAATCGACCAGACATGCTGGACTCTGCTCTTCTAAGACCTGGAAGGTTTGATAGGCATGTTAAAGTAGGAGATCCTGATGAAAAAGGCAGACTGGCCATATTTAAGGTCCATACCAAAAAAATGCCTCTGGATGACGATGTGGAAATTGAAAAACTTGCCAAATCCAGTGCAGGATATGTCGGTGCAGATATAGAATCTGTGTGCCGGGAAGCAGCCATGTTAACTCTAAGAGATAACTTGGAAGCGGAAACCGTTACTATGGCCTACTTCAAAAAAGCCATGGAAAAGGTAAAACCAAACCAAAATGAAAGTGAAATGGTTCAGTACCATTAA
- a CDS encoding adenosylhomocysteinase — protein MPYDVKDISLAPQGKQKIEWVQKHMPVLEHIKKEFEKTKPFEGITIASCLHLEPKTINLGLTLQAGGAEVAMTGCNPLSTHDDATAAGAALGLNMYGWREETSEEYYQNIHKVLDHDPDILIDDGADMIFLVHRERKELLSKIKGACEETTTGIHRLKGMAEDGALKFPVMAVNDAYTKYLFDNRYGTGQSTFDSIMGATNMLIAGKTVVVCGYGWCGRGVAMRALGLGGNVIVTEIDPIRALEAKMDGFRVMPVREAVKQADILLTVTGNIDVVSGDDFKYMKDGCIMANSGHFNVEINQEDIRKLSVSEKKVKVDIDEFEMEDGRLLYLLADGRLVNLASERGQGHPAEIMDLSFAMQALSAKHILNEDLNPGVHRAPDELDFSVAKLKLAAMDIEIDKLSPRQIDYLDNWEEGT, from the coding sequence ATGCCCTATGATGTAAAAGATATTTCACTAGCACCCCAAGGTAAACAAAAGATAGAATGGGTACAAAAACACATGCCTGTTTTAGAGCACATTAAAAAAGAATTTGAAAAAACCAAACCTTTTGAAGGGATCACCATTGCCTCTTGTCTGCATTTAGAACCTAAAACCATTAATTTAGGGCTAACCTTGCAAGCTGGAGGAGCCGAAGTAGCTATGACTGGGTGTAATCCTCTTTCAACCCACGATGATGCCACCGCTGCTGGAGCAGCCCTGGGCCTCAATATGTACGGCTGGAGAGAAGAAACGAGCGAAGAATATTACCAAAACATCCATAAAGTTCTTGATCACGACCCGGACATTTTAATTGATGACGGAGCAGACATGATCTTTTTAGTTCATAGAGAAAGAAAAGAGCTTTTAAGCAAAATTAAAGGTGCTTGTGAAGAAACCACTACTGGAATCCATCGTTTAAAGGGTATGGCTGAAGATGGAGCATTAAAATTCCCAGTTATGGCTGTGAATGATGCCTATACTAAATATCTTTTTGATAATAGGTATGGAACCGGACAATCCACCTTTGATTCAATCATGGGAGCAACCAACATGTTAATTGCTGGTAAAACCGTCGTAGTATGTGGTTATGGTTGGTGTGGAAGAGGTGTTGCTATGCGTGCTCTAGGATTAGGAGGTAATGTCATAGTAACTGAAATAGATCCAATAAGGGCCCTTGAAGCTAAAATGGATGGATTTAGAGTTATGCCAGTTCGAGAAGCTGTGAAACAAGCCGATATCCTTTTGACCGTGACTGGAAATATTGATGTTGTATCTGGAGATGACTTCAAGTATATGAAAGATGGGTGCATAATGGCCAATTCTGGACACTTTAATGTGGAAATAAATCAGGAGGATATAAGAAAACTTTCTGTGTCCGAGAAAAAGGTAAAAGTAGACATTGATGAATTTGAAATGGAAGATGGGCGCTTATTATACTTATTAGCTGATGGAAGATTAGTTAACTTAGCATCCGAAAGAGGTCAAGGCCATCCTGCTGAAATAATGGATTTAAGTTTTGCTATGCAGGCTCTTTCCGCCAAACATATATTAAATGAAGATCTAAACCCAGGTGTGCATCGGGCCCCTGATGAATTAGACTTTAGTGTAGCTAAATTAAAACTTGCTGCCATGGATATTGAAATAGATAAATTAAGTCCTAGACAAATTGACTATTTAGATAATTGGGAAGAAGGAACTTAA
- a CDS encoding DUF2119 domain-containing protein, giving the protein MSFFKLIDKGPGLSRLFIGGVHGKEGISTIKALKRIQSSDVETGQLIIYNCDQSKYISTLDPHYYKSKMGKEILRLIKYYQPEMYIETHCYHHKNYEKLIDLRREEISGVPPLIELEKGVLMGSVSPHIRTSSFKREDICLTLEMPCMNNNNPYPVDTYQSSEQSLDIYLKILKVLAESNNRLELEKKISKCYPHQVKTARKYAREFFGEYPPF; this is encoded by the coding sequence ATGAGTTTTTTTAAACTTATAGATAAAGGACCCGGTCTTAGCCGGCTTTTTATAGGTGGAGTTCATGGAAAAGAAGGCATTAGTACAATTAAAGCTTTAAAAAGAATTCAAAGCTCTGATGTTGAAACCGGGCAACTTATCATTTACAATTGCGATCAAAGTAAATATATAAGCACATTGGATCCTCATTATTATAAAAGTAAAATGGGAAAAGAAATTTTAAGGTTAATAAAGTATTACCAACCAGAAATGTATATAGAAACCCATTGTTATCACCATAAAAACTATGAAAAACTGATTGACCTCCGACGTGAAGAAATATCTGGTGTTCCTCCTTTAATTGAGCTTGAAAAAGGAGTTTTAATGGGATCCGTGTCCCCACACATAAGAACCAGTTCCTTCAAAAGAGAAGATATTTGTTTAACCTTGGAAATGCCTTGTATGAATAATAATAATCCCTATCCAGTAGATACATACCAAAGCTCAGAACAATCTTTAGATATCTATTTAAAAATTCTTAAAGTTCTTGCAGAGTCCAATAATAGATTAGAACTAGAAAAAAAGATCTCCAAATGTTATCCTCATCAAGTAAAAACCGCCCGAAAATATGCTCGTGAATTTTTTGGAGAATATCCTCCATTTTAA
- a CDS encoding IGHMBP2 family helicase codes for MERNAEISSMMNEIRRLSPEKREHVGRAINNLNGKILGKELGFNLVKYGRKKSFESEINVGDLVLISRGNPLKSELTGTVTEKGKRFITTALENVPSWALKSVRIDLYANDITFRRMKENLNNLSLSSEKAVEFILGTGNTSPNININPLNSFKDTQINKSQKNAVSLAMATVDFFLIHGPFGTGKTRTLRELIRQEVEKGNKLLVTAESNTAVDNILDGLSMENSSDESKSENKPEYKGKYKTVDNNSFKMDFVRLGHPQRVYRGNIEYTLAYQVENHPLNSEINNLKDGIKKTLVERDNNTKPSPGLRRGLSDTQILLNAVKRRGSRGISPNVMISMARWIENNQKVDQTQAKIRAIEKNIVENIIKKSSVVFCTNSSAGLEYLKGIKFDLSVIDESSQATIPSALIPISKASRFVLAGDHKQLPPTIVSQKARPLEKTLFEELIEKYPQKSTMLNIQYRMNPTLMEFPNNEFYHGEIKTAESLNKISLQDIVSNLEIHELIEKNEYAQFKEVQRDLIDPQIPFIFLNTSKIDERFEQRIKDSTSLQNPLEADIIRIIVKMFLKSGFSSENIGIISPYEDQRNLISSLTNVEVKTVDGYQGREKDIMLISTVRSNSKREIGFLSDIRRLNVALTRARRKMIMVGDVETLKTNETYHRLIKDSKKRGFLKDLKLN; via the coding sequence ATGGAGAGAAATGCAGAAATTAGCTCTATGATGAATGAAATAAGAAGATTATCTCCTGAAAAAAGGGAACATGTTGGTAGGGCCATAAATAATCTTAATGGAAAGATTTTAGGTAAAGAACTTGGATTCAACCTGGTTAAATATGGAAGAAAGAAGTCTTTTGAAAGTGAAATCAATGTAGGGGACTTAGTACTAATAAGTCGAGGCAATCCCTTAAAAAGCGAGCTAACAGGAACTGTAACTGAGAAAGGAAAACGTTTTATCACCACAGCCCTGGAAAATGTTCCATCCTGGGCCTTAAAAAGTGTTAGAATAGATCTATATGCTAATGATATAACTTTTCGTAGAATGAAAGAAAATTTGAACAATTTAAGCTTGTCAAGCGAAAAAGCAGTGGAATTTATACTTGGAACAGGAAATACGTCCCCCAATATTAATATTAATCCACTTAATTCGTTTAAAGATACCCAAATTAATAAATCTCAAAAAAATGCTGTTTCCTTGGCTATGGCAACAGTTGACTTCTTTTTAATCCATGGCCCCTTTGGAACAGGAAAAACACGTACTTTGAGAGAATTGATCCGCCAAGAAGTTGAAAAAGGGAACAAATTACTGGTCACTGCCGAAAGTAATACTGCTGTGGATAATATATTAGACGGATTATCCATGGAAAACAGTTCCGATGAATCTAAAAGCGAAAATAAACCAGAATATAAAGGAAAATATAAAACTGTGGATAATAATAGTTTTAAAATGGATTTTGTTAGATTAGGTCATCCTCAGAGAGTTTATCGCGGAAATATCGAGTATACTCTGGCCTATCAGGTTGAAAATCATCCGTTAAATTCAGAAATAAATAATTTAAAAGATGGAATTAAAAAAACCCTTGTTGAAAGAGATAATAACACAAAACCATCACCTGGACTTCGCAGGGGCCTGAGTGACACCCAAATACTTCTAAATGCAGTGAAAAGAAGAGGTTCTCGGGGAATTTCACCCAATGTAATGATATCAATGGCCCGCTGGATAGAAAATAACCAAAAAGTGGATCAAACACAAGCAAAAATACGTGCAATCGAAAAGAATATTGTGGAAAATATTATAAAAAAAAGCTCAGTAGTCTTTTGTACTAATTCTTCAGCAGGTTTAGAGTATTTAAAAGGAATAAAATTCGATTTATCTGTGATAGATGAGTCATCACAGGCCACAATCCCCAGTGCACTAATACCTATTTCTAAAGCCAGCCGTTTTGTTCTTGCCGGAGACCACAAACAGCTGCCACCAACTATAGTCAGCCAAAAAGCTAGACCTCTTGAAAAAACTCTTTTTGAAGAGTTAATAGAGAAATATCCTCAAAAATCAACCATGCTAAATATTCAATACCGAATGAATCCAACTTTAATGGAATTTCCCAATAATGAATTTTACCATGGTGAAATAAAAACGGCAGAAAGTCTAAATAAAATTTCTCTTCAAGATATCGTTTCTAATCTGGAGATCCATGAGCTTATTGAAAAAAATGAGTATGCTCAGTTTAAAGAAGTTCAAAGAGATTTAATAGATCCTCAAATTCCATTTATTTTTTTAAATACATCTAAGATTGATGAAAGGTTTGAACAAAGAATAAAAGATTCTACATCACTTCAAAACCCGCTTGAAGCAGATATTATAAGAATAATAGTTAAAATGTTCTTAAAATCAGGATTTTCATCAGAAAATATTGGCATTATAAGTCCATATGAGGATCAAAGAAATTTAATTAGCTCTTTAACTAATGTCGAAGTAAAAACCGTGGACGGATATCAAGGGCGTGAAAAAGACATTATGCTCATATCTACAGTCAGAAGCAATTCAAAAAGAGAAATTGGATTTCTAAGTGATATACGAAGACTTAATGTAGCACTTACGAGAGCTAGAAGAAAAATGATAATGGTTGGTGATGTTGAAACTCTAAAAACCAATGAAACTTACCATCGATTGATAAAAGACTCTAAAAAAAGAGGATTTTTAAAGGATTTAAAATTAAATTAA